One part of the Arcanobacterium phocisimile genome encodes these proteins:
- a CDS encoding SAF domain-containing protein — protein MPTTIQKYQRLRAAMWRWRWAGITLIAALSIQQVTTALELSHQTPHHTFVASTDLPAGHEITSDDLQTQLVHELLPGMPSDATDLLGLHLLTSVTAGSPITKNQVLSPDFLNQAPPGFVIASVLLADTGGLSMLQTGSYVDLFAPASENFDNRTPEAVLLAQHIRVAGIAHDTGDSNFFRDVPDTTRFFLEIPESAVKVILGAGTHTPLIAVVSRSSQIQ, from the coding sequence ATGCCTACAACAATCCAAAAATATCAGCGACTTCGCGCAGCAATGTGGCGCTGGAGATGGGCTGGAATAACACTCATCGCCGCCCTATCCATCCAGCAGGTCACTACCGCTTTAGAACTCTCCCACCAAACTCCGCACCATACATTTGTTGCCTCAACTGATCTACCAGCAGGTCACGAAATAACCTCAGACGATCTTCAAACCCAATTGGTCCATGAACTTTTACCCGGCATGCCCTCAGATGCCACTGACCTCTTAGGACTACATCTTCTCACCTCTGTTACTGCTGGTTCACCCATCACAAAAAACCAAGTACTTTCACCAGATTTTCTCAACCAAGCTCCGCCGGGTTTCGTCATTGCATCTGTTCTTCTTGCAGACACTGGCGGTCTATCCATGTTACAAACTGGAAGTTACGTAGATTTATTTGCCCCCGCTAGCGAAAACTTCGACAATCGCACCCCAGAAGCTGTGCTACTTGCACAACATATCCGCGTAGCGGGTATCGCTCATGACACCGGAGACTCAAATTTCTTCCGTGATGTCCCCGACACAACCAGGTTCTTCTTAGAAATACCCGAGTCAGCCGTTAAGGTAATTTTGGGCGCAGGGACGCACACGCCGCTCATAGCGGTGGTATCACGTTCTTCCCAGATTCAGTAA
- a CDS encoding cold-shock protein has product MPTGKVKFFDAEKGFGFITGDDGAQVYVAQSAVPIGVKLRPGTPVEYGIGETRRGPAALSVSVIRKESSLLEANRRSPEELVPLIEDLIKILDVSSTQLRRGRYPEGGPRIAQALRALADDFDV; this is encoded by the coding sequence GTGCCTACTGGAAAAGTAAAGTTCTTCGATGCTGAGAAGGGCTTTGGTTTTATCACTGGGGACGACGGTGCCCAAGTCTACGTCGCCCAAAGCGCAGTGCCGATCGGGGTTAAGTTGCGTCCAGGAACCCCAGTGGAATATGGGATTGGCGAAACTCGCCGCGGACCGGCAGCTTTGTCCGTTTCTGTTATACGTAAAGAATCCTCACTGCTCGAAGCGAACCGTCGCTCACCGGAAGAACTGGTACCACTCATCGAAGACTTAATCAAGATTCTAGATGTTTCTTCCACACAACTACGTCGTGGCCGATACCCTGAAGGCGGTCCACGCATTGCCCAAGCGCTCCGTGCACTAGCAGATGATTTCGATGTCTAA
- a CDS encoding universal stress protein translates to MSHENIVVVGVDGSQGASSALTWAHAQAKARGARLHLVCAYELPSYAPEFMPTSGAAIPAGDTGFLRQAAEKMIKEKAQALQGQGVDVTWSLEFGDPTEVLVEMSKKVALVVVGGREANSNSLADRLLRTVSSAVPSNACCPAVVVPTQHPVAQLPVKHIVVGVDGSQHAKTALQRAVWEADRWNARLTVVAAVNTAAVTWIPAETFRDGFLEEVKESVKAQLDEVDEGRKIDVDIHALEGNPAEMLAEFSRDVDLVVIGTRGRGGFAGLLLGSTSQTLLATTSCPTMVVPRRVRPGDDVGPEPNQVIDDE, encoded by the coding sequence ATGTCACACGAGAACATTGTCGTAGTAGGTGTTGATGGCTCGCAGGGTGCATCTAGTGCCCTCACCTGGGCGCATGCCCAAGCAAAAGCACGAGGTGCGCGCCTGCATCTCGTCTGCGCCTATGAACTACCCAGCTATGCACCAGAATTCATGCCTACATCGGGAGCGGCCATCCCTGCTGGTGACACCGGATTTTTAAGACAAGCCGCTGAAAAAATGATTAAGGAGAAAGCCCAGGCACTCCAGGGGCAAGGTGTCGACGTGACGTGGTCTCTCGAATTCGGTGATCCCACCGAAGTGTTGGTAGAAATGTCGAAGAAAGTTGCCCTTGTCGTCGTCGGTGGACGCGAAGCGAACTCCAATTCGCTTGCCGATCGGCTCCTGCGTACGGTTTCCTCAGCAGTCCCGTCGAATGCATGTTGTCCTGCAGTGGTCGTTCCGACACAACACCCGGTAGCACAACTACCCGTTAAGCATATCGTCGTAGGTGTCGACGGTTCTCAACATGCAAAAACTGCCTTGCAGCGTGCCGTCTGGGAAGCCGATAGGTGGAATGCGCGCCTAACAGTTGTCGCAGCCGTCAATACGGCGGCAGTAACCTGGATTCCTGCCGAAACATTCCGGGACGGCTTCCTTGAGGAGGTAAAAGAATCCGTCAAGGCCCAGCTTGACGAAGTCGACGAAGGGCGCAAGATCGACGTCGATATCCATGCGTTAGAAGGCAACCCAGCCGAAATGCTCGCAGAATTTTCGCGCGACGTTGATCTCGTTGTTATTGGGACCCGTGGGCGCGGTGGCTTTGCCGGCCTACTCCTTGGGTCAACATCGCAAACACTACTAGCGACAACCTCGTGTCCAACGATGGTTGTGCCACGCCGAGTACGGCCAGGCGACGACGTCGGGCCAGAACCAAATCAAGTTATTGATGATGAATAG
- a CDS encoding C40 family peptidase: MGRHSIAKTVDVNNPNAVRGLALAGALGIIAGAGIPVAVAAPQGQAKAAPQNALTESVSLSGGVTKSANVDIQSVTLGEEAESEWSIRAVAAEIDLGNPVVEAVDSAPVVTSNRNVSADSGSLSVQPAVAAPAIASGDIASIARAYVGTPYMWAGSTPAGWDCSGFTSWVYSQVGVALPHTSEGQLASGTVISRSEAQPGDIVYWPGHVGIYIGNGRHVAASTPSSGTIEGELYGNPTFVRIG; encoded by the coding sequence ATGGGCCGTCACTCGATTGCCAAGACAGTAGATGTCAATAATCCAAACGCAGTACGCGGCTTAGCGTTAGCTGGAGCTCTTGGCATTATTGCTGGCGCGGGAATTCCTGTAGCAGTTGCAGCACCTCAGGGGCAAGCTAAGGCGGCTCCTCAAAATGCATTGACTGAGTCAGTCTCTCTCAGCGGGGGCGTGACCAAGTCAGCCAACGTAGACATCCAGAGTGTAACGCTTGGTGAAGAGGCTGAATCTGAATGGTCCATCCGGGCAGTTGCTGCTGAAATTGATTTAGGCAATCCGGTTGTCGAGGCTGTAGATAGTGCTCCTGTAGTTACGTCGAACCGAAATGTTTCAGCGGATTCTGGATCGCTTTCTGTGCAGCCTGCCGTTGCCGCTCCAGCGATTGCTTCCGGGGATATTGCATCGATTGCTCGCGCTTATGTTGGTACGCCATACATGTGGGCAGGTTCCACACCAGCTGGTTGGGATTGTTCTGGTTTTACCTCGTGGGTATATTCTCAGGTTGGCGTTGCTCTTCCGCACACATCTGAAGGTCAGCTTGCTTCTGGTACCGTCATTTCTCGTTCGGAGGCTCAGCCTGGAGACATAGTATACTGGCCAGGTCATGTTGGCATTTACATTGGCAATGGTCGTCACGTCGCAGCTTCGACTCCATCAAGTGGAACTATTGAAGGTGAACTTTACGGTAACCCCACGTTCGTTCGTATCGGCTGA
- a CDS encoding metal-dependent transcriptional regulator: MSDLLDTTEMYLKTIYELVEEGIPPLRARIVERLGQSGPTVSETVARLERDGLIVMGRNREMSFTPEGYLRAAAVLRRHRLAELMLLHVVKVPWAQVHDEACRWEHAMSDDVAQRIDALLGSPTHDPFGNPVPREDPEPGDMRCGCDDGLVPLNNSAVLDRDVRVERIAEFLQLDVDSLQNLEDLGVKPGLHAKVESLEPVVVSFDDARIVVPDDWATHIFVSFDNKK; this comes from the coding sequence ATGAGTGATCTGTTAGATACCACAGAGATGTATCTCAAAACTATTTATGAGCTCGTTGAAGAAGGAATTCCCCCGTTGCGAGCTCGCATCGTTGAGCGTCTTGGCCAATCTGGCCCCACTGTTTCAGAAACGGTTGCACGCCTCGAGCGTGATGGCCTCATCGTTATGGGCCGAAACCGTGAAATGTCGTTCACTCCCGAAGGTTACTTGCGTGCAGCGGCAGTTCTGCGTCGGCATCGATTAGCTGAGCTTATGTTGCTTCATGTTGTGAAGGTGCCGTGGGCTCAAGTCCATGACGAAGCATGCCGTTGGGAACACGCAATGTCTGACGATGTTGCGCAACGCATTGATGCATTATTGGGCAGTCCCACACATGATCCTTTTGGGAATCCAGTTCCGCGTGAGGACCCTGAGCCAGGAGACATGCGTTGCGGTTGTGACGACGGGTTGGTTCCGTTAAATAACTCTGCGGTCTTAGATCGCGATGTTCGAGTCGAGCGTATTGCGGAATTTTTACAGTTGGATGTCGATAGCCTCCAAAACCTGGAAGACTTGGGTGTCAAGCCGGGATTGCATGCGAAAGTGGAATCGTTAGAGCCGGTAGTTGTCAGTTTTGATGACGCGCGAATAGTAGTTCCGGATGACTGGGCGACGCATATTTTTGTCTCTTTCGATAACAAAAAATAA
- the mscL gene encoding large conductance mechanosensitive channel protein MscL, producing the protein MLQGFKDFINRGNVVDLAVAVVIGAAFAPVISSLTEKVLMPLVSAIVGEPKFDHIGEFHIGQTAIQPGFFLTAVANFIIVAAVIYFCVVVPMNALKARKKIEATSEPPAQDVQLLTEIRDLLAQR; encoded by the coding sequence ATGCTTCAAGGCTTTAAAGATTTTATTAATCGCGGAAACGTCGTCGACCTCGCAGTAGCTGTTGTTATTGGCGCTGCATTTGCACCAGTAATCTCATCGTTAACTGAAAAGGTCTTAATGCCATTGGTTTCCGCGATCGTCGGAGAGCCAAAATTTGACCATATTGGCGAATTCCACATCGGACAAACTGCAATCCAACCGGGTTTCTTCCTCACTGCAGTAGCAAACTTCATCATCGTAGCAGCCGTCATTTATTTCTGCGTCGTTGTGCCAATGAACGCTTTAAAGGCGCGTAAGAAGATCGAAGCTACAAGTGAACCACCTGCACAAGACGTCCAGCTTCTGACCGAAATCCGCGACTTACTCGCACAGCGCTAA
- a CDS encoding 5-formyltetrahydrofolate cyclo-ligase: protein MDIEEAKQAIRALIRERRNAKAHLFSDEWVGPVMDFTAGLDVVACYVSLPNEPPTGPVLDALEASGKTILLPKLGPGLTRAWGEYRGKADLAQLAPSRPLEPSGPALPQDVLANVDAMIIPGLAVSHSGQRMGQGGGWYDRVLKTENLTRRIGQMVFPWEYVSDDLPQDELDVPIPYALLPSEWVATTAAGGN from the coding sequence ATGGATATCGAAGAAGCAAAACAGGCGATTCGCGCCCTCATACGGGAACGACGCAACGCCAAGGCACATCTTTTTTCTGATGAATGGGTTGGGCCGGTCATGGATTTTACTGCTGGTCTCGACGTCGTTGCCTGCTACGTATCTTTACCCAACGAACCCCCGACCGGCCCAGTTCTTGACGCACTGGAAGCTTCAGGGAAAACGATCTTATTGCCAAAACTTGGACCTGGACTAACCCGTGCTTGGGGAGAATATCGGGGAAAAGCAGACTTAGCGCAGCTAGCTCCTAGTCGACCACTAGAACCCTCTGGCCCGGCCTTACCACAAGACGTACTAGCCAATGTTGATGCGATGATTATCCCTGGACTTGCGGTGTCTCATTCTGGGCAACGCATGGGGCAAGGCGGCGGATGGTATGACCGAGTTTTGAAAACTGAAAACTTGACTCGACGCATTGGTCAGATGGTATTTCCTTGGGAATACGTCTCTGATGACCTTCCCCAAGACGAGCTCGATGTTCCTATCCCCTACGCTCTATTGCCGTCAGAATGGGTCGCTACAACTGCTGCTGGTGGTAACTAA
- a CDS encoding NCS2 family permease, which translates to MNSTTGAAPVKQPITETTSVSLLEKYFKISQRGSTLLQEIRGGIVTFFSMVYILVLNPIILSGPDSTGAYLGGGSEPNIPAIAAATALIAGVMSIMMGAVANFPIALAAGLGLNGMIAGFVQIPGMTWADGMGIVVLEGIVIVLLVLTGLREAIFRAVPKFMRSAISVGIGLFIAFIGLVNAGIVRPGLGTPVSFAVNGSISTWPLVVFVVALLTIIVLMVRKVKGALLFGIITGTVLAIVIEKLANLGNVGTENPSGWGLTVPAFPGNPIQTPDFSTVGQFSITGPFEKLGVIAVIVLTFSVMLADFFDTLGTMVAVGTEAGLVDESGQVPRTRQILLIDSLGVVAGGMGGVSTNTSFVESSTGVAEGARTGLASIVTGIAFLLATFLAPLFSVVPTEAAAPALVVVGFLIMQQVTEISWEELRISIPAFMAIVFMPFTYSITVGIGIGFIVHVIVEMVLGNAKKVHPLMYLTSVVFVIYFALDPISYLLGIK; encoded by the coding sequence GTGAACAGCACTACGGGAGCTGCCCCAGTAAAACAGCCCATTACTGAGACTACATCTGTATCCCTCTTAGAGAAGTACTTTAAAATTTCGCAACGCGGTTCGACGTTACTTCAAGAAATTCGTGGCGGCATCGTTACGTTCTTCTCTATGGTTTATATTCTCGTCCTGAACCCGATCATTCTTTCTGGTCCAGATTCAACCGGTGCATACCTCGGTGGTGGTTCAGAACCAAATATTCCAGCCATCGCCGCAGCGACAGCGCTCATTGCAGGGGTTATGAGCATTATGATGGGTGCCGTTGCAAACTTCCCGATCGCGCTCGCCGCCGGTCTTGGCCTCAACGGCATGATTGCCGGCTTCGTTCAAATTCCAGGAATGACGTGGGCAGATGGTATGGGGATCGTCGTGCTCGAAGGCATTGTGATCGTTCTTCTCGTGCTTACTGGCTTGCGTGAGGCGATCTTCCGCGCTGTTCCAAAGTTCATGCGCTCTGCTATTTCTGTTGGTATCGGACTGTTTATCGCATTTATTGGTCTTGTTAACGCTGGTATCGTGCGCCCTGGATTAGGCACCCCGGTTTCCTTCGCCGTCAACGGCTCCATCTCTACATGGCCGCTCGTTGTTTTCGTCGTTGCGTTGTTGACAATCATCGTCTTGATGGTTCGCAAGGTTAAGGGTGCTTTGCTCTTCGGTATCATCACCGGAACCGTTCTCGCAATCGTTATCGAAAAGCTCGCCAATTTGGGAAATGTTGGGACGGAAAACCCAAGTGGTTGGGGCTTGACGGTTCCAGCTTTCCCAGGAAACCCAATACAGACTCCTGACTTCTCCACAGTAGGCCAGTTCTCCATCACTGGACCTTTTGAGAAGCTTGGTGTTATCGCAGTTATCGTTCTTACCTTCTCGGTTATGCTCGCAGACTTCTTCGACACCCTCGGTACCATGGTCGCTGTGGGAACCGAAGCTGGGTTAGTTGACGAAAGCGGTCAAGTGCCACGGACTCGCCAGATCCTTCTGATTGACTCCCTCGGCGTTGTTGCTGGTGGTATGGGAGGCGTTTCTACCAACACCTCCTTCGTCGAGTCCTCAACTGGTGTCGCTGAAGGCGCGCGTACCGGTTTGGCGTCCATTGTCACGGGTATCGCTTTCCTGCTCGCTACTTTCCTCGCTCCACTGTTCTCCGTTGTTCCAACTGAGGCGGCCGCTCCGGCACTGGTTGTTGTCGGCTTCTTGATCATGCAGCAGGTAACCGAGATTTCATGGGAGGAATTGCGAATTTCGATTCCTGCGTTCATGGCAATCGTCTTCATGCCGTTTACCTATTCCATTACAGTAGGTATCGGTATTGGCTTTATTGTTCACGTGATTGTGGAGATGGTTTTGGGTAATGCGAAGAAGGTCCACCCGTTGATGTATCTCACCAGTGTCGTCTTCGTTATATACTTTGCGCTCGATCCCATCAGCTACCTCTTGGGAATTAAGTAA
- a CDS encoding rhodanese-related sulfurtransferase encodes MAISRVLLFYKFTPIADPVAMKLWQWDLCERLKLRGRILISKHGINATVGGTVDACKAYVKRMKQYPEFADIEWKISEGLGTDGEGFAHDFPRLSVKVRKEIVAFGAPDELEVDENGVVGGGRHVRPEEVEKVIAENPDLVFFDGRNAIEAEVGRFDGAVVPPTSTTHDFISLIESGEFDDLKDKPILAYCTGGIRCEVLTALMKKRGFEKIMQLDGGIVRYGEMFGNTGRWKGSLTVFDNREVMDFDRGEVNVIGSCHSCGEPTSKLHNCDEPSCRERLVTCESCAQQPVFCQKHAKALA; translated from the coding sequence GTGGCAATTTCGCGAGTTTTACTGTTCTATAAATTCACTCCAATCGCTGATCCAGTAGCTATGAAGCTCTGGCAGTGGGATTTATGTGAGCGCTTGAAACTCCGTGGACGAATTCTGATCTCGAAGCATGGAATTAACGCCACTGTTGGAGGCACTGTTGATGCATGTAAAGCATATGTTAAGCGAATGAAGCAGTATCCAGAATTTGCGGATATTGAGTGGAAGATTTCCGAAGGGCTTGGCACAGATGGGGAGGGCTTTGCTCATGATTTCCCTCGTTTGTCGGTCAAAGTGCGTAAAGAAATTGTAGCGTTTGGTGCTCCAGACGAACTTGAGGTAGATGAAAACGGCGTGGTAGGCGGCGGGCGTCACGTCCGTCCTGAGGAAGTTGAAAAAGTCATTGCGGAGAATCCGGATCTGGTGTTCTTTGACGGGCGTAACGCTATCGAAGCTGAAGTTGGTCGATTCGATGGAGCCGTCGTACCGCCCACCTCTACTACGCATGACTTTATATCGTTGATCGAATCCGGTGAATTTGATGATCTGAAAGACAAACCGATTTTGGCATACTGTACCGGTGGAATTCGCTGTGAAGTTTTAACCGCACTGATGAAGAAACGCGGTTTCGAAAAAATTATGCAGCTGGATGGCGGCATTGTTCGTTACGGCGAAATGTTCGGTAATACCGGACGTTGGAAGGGCTCACTGACAGTTTTCGATAATCGCGAAGTGATGGATTTCGACCGGGGCGAGGTTAACGTTATTGGTTCGTGCCATTCATGTGGAGAGCCTACCAGCAAGCTCCATAACTGTGATGAGCCTTCCTGTCGCGAACGCTTAGTGACATGTGAATCCTGCGCGCAACAGCCAGTATTCTGCCAAAAACATGCGAAAGCACTCGCGTAG
- a CDS encoding DUF3027 domain-containing protein: MSKRIVPGKKAVKDKILGAAIDVAREALTDITRPDRVGDHVGMVQEDERLVTHAFECLLPGYRGWYWTVSLVRAPRAKKASVAELSILPGEDALLAPDWVPWSDRLQPSDVNPSDRMPYNPNDPLLVANVDPRLDQGYETVGVDEDAIAAWEFGLGRARIMSEKARSQAYRRWYRSDAGPRNQATRDAQAPCSTCGYLLHMGGSARQLFGVCANEWSAFDGRVVSMDHGCGSHSETDVLQRERLWEQASPVIDDVDIEVAKQ, translated from the coding sequence ATGTCTAAACGAATTGTACCTGGAAAAAAGGCCGTCAAGGACAAGATTCTTGGGGCGGCGATCGACGTCGCTCGCGAGGCCCTGACCGATATTACGAGGCCGGATAGAGTCGGTGATCATGTTGGCATGGTTCAAGAAGATGAACGCCTTGTGACACATGCCTTCGAGTGCTTGCTACCGGGATACCGCGGCTGGTACTGGACTGTGTCGTTAGTGCGTGCTCCACGAGCCAAAAAAGCCTCGGTTGCGGAATTATCCATTCTTCCAGGTGAGGATGCGTTACTAGCTCCGGACTGGGTACCATGGTCAGATAGATTGCAGCCATCAGACGTTAATCCTTCGGATCGTATGCCGTACAATCCGAACGATCCGTTGTTGGTCGCCAATGTCGATCCTCGATTAGATCAGGGATATGAAACTGTTGGCGTTGACGAGGATGCTATTGCGGCTTGGGAGTTTGGTTTAGGTCGTGCCCGAATCATGTCGGAAAAGGCGCGCTCGCAGGCCTATCGGCGCTGGTATCGGTCAGATGCCGGTCCGCGGAACCAAGCAACACGAGATGCTCAGGCTCCTTGTTCGACATGCGGCTACCTCTTACATATGGGTGGGTCCGCACGTCAGCTATTCGGCGTATGTGCAAATGAATGGTCAGCGTTTGATGGTCGCGTAGTGTCGATGGATCATGGTTGTGGTTCACATTCGGAAACCGATGTGTTGCAACGTGAACGCTTGTGGGAACAAGCTTCGCCAGTTATTGACGACGTCGACATCGAGGTTGCAAAGCAGTAG
- the manA gene encoding mannose-6-phosphate isomerase, class I, translated as MKFLQGRVRDYSWGSHSAIPRLFGYSPAASPVAELWFGAHPTAPSFVFDDPRRRSYEPRGEGNQAGVLDAAISAGDVYETDTLDAFIGRDPRAVLGDDIVARYGEQLPFLLKLIAPNEPLSLQVHPSIQQAQAGYERENQVGIELSDPIRCYPDPNHKPEMVYAITKFEALVGFRSPRRILSVLAGLDCDIARKLHAIVLAEPNNHGVQRAFSRLISRETRPSPQAVAELIEACERRRPEDSPSPRADALAVRIGQFYPGDPGVVASLLLNPVTLHPGEALFTPAGIVHAYISGLGVEVMAASDNVLRAGLTRKHMDVDELLRITDTVAAPPIRIAAERITPVQSTFYVPVDDFELSIVSLRHADERVSVRGCGPRIILCLRGAVELWVNGENYFVNTGQSLFLGADDSQVFVRGAGELIQVESP; from the coding sequence ATGAAGTTCCTGCAGGGTAGAGTTCGAGATTATTCGTGGGGATCGCATAGTGCGATCCCCCGACTTTTCGGCTATTCTCCTGCTGCAAGCCCGGTTGCTGAGTTGTGGTTTGGGGCCCATCCAACGGCACCTTCGTTTGTTTTCGATGATCCGAGGAGGCGATCATACGAACCGCGGGGGGAAGGGAACCAAGCTGGTGTTCTCGATGCTGCTATCTCGGCAGGAGATGTCTACGAAACGGATACGCTCGATGCTTTCATTGGCCGAGATCCACGCGCAGTGCTCGGTGACGATATTGTCGCCCGATACGGTGAGCAGTTGCCTTTCCTGTTAAAGTTGATCGCTCCTAACGAACCGCTATCGCTACAGGTTCATCCTTCGATACAGCAAGCCCAAGCAGGATATGAACGAGAAAATCAGGTCGGGATAGAACTTTCTGACCCGATACGTTGTTATCCAGATCCTAACCATAAGCCGGAAATGGTTTATGCGATCACTAAGTTCGAAGCTCTGGTGGGGTTTCGTAGCCCGCGGCGAATTTTGAGCGTATTGGCTGGGCTAGATTGCGACATTGCTCGCAAGCTTCACGCTATTGTGTTGGCCGAGCCGAATAATCATGGTGTACAGCGCGCGTTCTCTCGGCTTATTTCGCGCGAAACTCGGCCGTCTCCGCAAGCCGTTGCTGAGCTCATCGAAGCATGCGAACGACGTCGTCCAGAAGATTCTCCTTCACCTCGTGCGGATGCGTTGGCGGTGCGTATCGGTCAGTTTTATCCTGGGGATCCGGGAGTTGTGGCGTCACTTTTACTCAATCCAGTTACTTTACATCCGGGCGAGGCATTATTTACGCCGGCGGGTATTGTGCATGCCTATATTTCCGGGTTAGGTGTTGAAGTGATGGCCGCTTCGGATAATGTGTTGCGGGCAGGTTTGACCCGAAAACACATGGATGTTGATGAGTTGCTACGGATTACAGATACGGTGGCCGCTCCACCTATTCGTATCGCGGCTGAGCGTATCACTCCAGTGCAATCGACATTCTATGTGCCGGTCGATGATTTCGAGTTGTCGATCGTGTCTTTGCGCCATGCTGATGAGCGGGTGAGTGTGCGCGGTTGTGGCCCACGTATCATTTTATGTCTTCGCGGTGCGGTCGAACTGTGGGTCAATGGTGAGAATTACTTTGTTAATACCGGGCAATCGCTGTTTTTAGGAGCTGACGATAGTCAGGTTTTTGTGCGGGGCGCGGGTGAGCTCATACAGGTTGAATCCCCATAA